CGGCCATTCCAGGGAAAGAGATTTGCCACTTCCGAATGAGTCAGCGGAAAAAGATGACCTGAACGACTGGAAGGGGATATATGTTCACCCAGAACTGAATCTTACGGGATGTTCGAGAATTACGTTCGGGATGTCGCAACTCGACTCGGAATCGATCTCGACGAGGATAACGTCACAACATATGCGAAGCAGGTGGACGAATTGACCACACAGTTCGACCGGTCAGCGGTGGATCCTTCGTCGAATCGACCAGCAGTCGACGTAGAACCGGGAACCGACGCCTACAACGCGATTCGGTATCACTGTCGCGTTACCAACGACGAAATGACGACCCGTTCCGGCGATGGAAGATCGCTTTCGGGCGTCGACGTCGTCGTCAAAGAGAACATCGCCGTCGCCGGTGTTCCGATGCACTGTGGCTCCGAGGCAGTCGATTTCGAGCCAGGGTATCACGCAACGGTGGTGAGTCGCCTGATCGACGCCGGCGTGAACGTCGTCGGCACGACAAACATGGACGAACTCGCCTACTTTACGACCGGTGAAACCTGTGCGTTCGGACCGACCGACAATCCCGTCGTCGATGGATGTGTTCCCGGTGGATCGTCGAGTGGTAGCGCTGCTGCTGTCGCAGGAGAGCTGGTCGAAGCAGCACTCGGAAGCGACACGGGTGGCAGCGTTCGAATCCCGTCGTCGTTCTGTGGAATCGTCGGTCTCAAACCAACACACAGAAGCGTCCCTCGCTTCGGCTTCGCGGATCTCTCGCCGTCGCTCGACCAGATCGGACCGATCGCTAGAACCGTCGAAACGGTCGCTCAGATGTACGACGTTCTCGCCGGCCCAGACGTTCGTGATCGTTCAACACACGCCAGTTCGCCGGCGAAAGACGCCACCGAAGGGGTCGGGGAATCCGTCGATGGACGGTGCATCGCTGTGATCGGTGAAGCGATGGACGAAGCAACGACCGGCGTTTCCGATCAGGTCGAACGAGCGGTCGAAACGCTCGAGGGAACGGGTGTCGACACGACCGATGTTTCCGTCCCAGAGTATCGAACAGCAACCGCTGCGATGCGTATGATCGCTGGAAGCGAGTTCGCGGCTCTCTGTACCTTCGAGGGACATATTCCAGGAAGCGGAACGGGTCACAGCGAATCGTGGCGGAGCGAGATCAGCACGGCGATTCAGTCGCCCGATCTTGGAGAAAACGTCCGGGAACAGATCGTTACGGCCAGTGCGCTGAACGAATACGGACTCGAACAGTACGTTACTGCTCAGGAGATAGCCGCTGAGTTCACCGAAACGATCGCGACTCTGCTGGAGGAATACGACGCACTCCTCACACCAACGACGCCCATGACAGCCCCAACGTTCGGATCGGTTACGTCACCGAAAGACTTCACACGAACCATCGCCAACACCGCACCGTTCAATCTCACTGGTCATCCGGCGCTGACGGTTCCCCATGGAACGGTCAACGGAGCACCGGTTGGCGTTCAATTCGTTGGAGCGCGTTACGATGAACGGACGCTAATGGCATTCGGTTCCGAACTCACAGCCTGACACGACGTATCCTCGTCGTACCGAACCGTTCCCCATCGTACCGAACCGTTCTACCGCAGGCAATCGGTTCTCGTCTGAGAGGTTCCCCACGTCGTAATACA
This genomic stretch from Natrarchaeobius halalkaliphilus harbors:
- a CDS encoding amidase; this translates as MFENYVRDVATRLGIDLDEDNVTTYAKQVDELTTQFDRSAVDPSSNRPAVDVEPGTDAYNAIRYHCRVTNDEMTTRSGDGRSLSGVDVVVKENIAVAGVPMHCGSEAVDFEPGYHATVVSRLIDAGVNVVGTTNMDELAYFTTGETCAFGPTDNPVVDGCVPGGSSSGSAAAVAGELVEAALGSDTGGSVRIPSSFCGIVGLKPTHRSVPRFGFADLSPSLDQIGPIARTVETVAQMYDVLAGPDVRDRSTHASSPAKDATEGVGESVDGRCIAVIGEAMDEATTGVSDQVERAVETLEGTGVDTTDVSVPEYRTATAAMRMIAGSEFAALCTFEGHIPGSGTGHSESWRSEISTAIQSPDLGENVREQIVTASALNEYGLEQYVTAQEIAAEFTETIATLLEEYDALLTPTTPMTAPTFGSVTSPKDFTRTIANTAPFNLTGHPALTVPHGTVNGAPVGVQFVGARYDERTLMAFGSELTA